The Microbacterium sp. LWH7-1.2 genome window below encodes:
- a CDS encoding MarR family winged helix-turn-helix transcriptional regulator: MPKAADVAASRGLRASALTDDLSFLLARANAIALAAGNAALSEHGLKARSYSVLVLTSGDARPSQRELAEFLRLDPSQVVSLVDDLQARRLVERQPDPADRRANVVVATEAGRALVVAAGEAARAAEERVHGDLSESERATLATLLRTLAFPSD; the protein is encoded by the coding sequence ATGCCGAAAGCCGCAGACGTCGCCGCCTCGCGAGGCCTCCGCGCGTCGGCGCTCACGGACGACCTGAGCTTTCTGCTGGCGCGCGCCAACGCCATCGCGCTGGCCGCGGGCAACGCGGCGCTGTCCGAGCACGGGCTCAAGGCGCGGTCGTACTCGGTGCTGGTGCTGACCTCGGGCGATGCCCGGCCCTCGCAGCGCGAGCTCGCCGAGTTCCTCCGGCTCGACCCGAGCCAGGTGGTGAGCCTCGTCGACGACCTGCAGGCCCGCAGGCTCGTTGAGCGTCAGCCCGATCCGGCCGACCGGCGCGCGAACGTCGTCGTGGCGACAGAAGCCGGACGGGCACTGGTCGTGGCCGCCGGCGAGGCCGCGCGCGCCGCGGAGGAGCGCGTCCACGGCGACCTGTCGGAGTCCGAGCGGGCGACCCTGGCCACCCTGCTGCGAACGCTCGCCTTCCCGTCCGACTGA
- a CDS encoding PaaX family transcriptional regulator C-terminal domain-containing protein, whose product MSVVTPADASVLTRKPRQLLLAFFGEFVCDRYFEPLRASVLIGALEVAGVAASAVRVNLDRMVSSGMLERRRLGREIGFELTAHGSEVLREAAVRVNGPDPFEPQGDGWTLVTFSVPEHQRDLRHRLRAALTWAGFAVLRDGLWIAPGAVDLAAALGAIIPDLPPGSVNAFSASELDGFPMAETVRVAWDIEGIRAAHAEFIEHWEREDAASELPAVTARTLLVADWLALLRADPRLPRQYMGEDWPADRSFELFTRRHREFAFPAVRDFAGLVD is encoded by the coding sequence GTGAGCGTCGTCACCCCCGCCGACGCGTCGGTCCTCACGCGCAAACCGCGTCAACTGCTGCTGGCGTTCTTCGGCGAGTTCGTGTGCGACCGCTACTTCGAGCCGCTGCGCGCAAGCGTTCTGATCGGCGCTCTCGAAGTCGCCGGCGTCGCGGCGTCGGCGGTGCGGGTGAATCTCGACCGCATGGTGTCCAGCGGCATGCTGGAGCGCCGCCGCCTGGGTCGCGAGATCGGGTTCGAGCTCACCGCGCACGGCAGCGAGGTGCTGCGGGAGGCGGCTGTCCGCGTCAACGGCCCTGACCCCTTCGAACCGCAGGGCGACGGCTGGACTCTGGTGACCTTCAGCGTGCCGGAGCACCAGCGCGACCTGCGTCACCGTCTGCGGGCGGCCCTCACGTGGGCGGGCTTCGCCGTGCTGCGCGACGGACTGTGGATCGCGCCCGGAGCCGTGGATCTCGCCGCGGCGCTCGGCGCGATCATCCCCGACCTGCCGCCGGGTTCCGTGAACGCCTTCTCGGCGTCGGAGCTCGACGGGTTCCCCATGGCCGAGACCGTGCGCGTCGCCTGGGACATCGAGGGCATCCGGGCCGCCCACGCCGAGTTCATCGAGCACTGGGAGCGGGAGGACGCGGCATCCGAGCTCCCGGCCGTCACGGCCCGCACGCTGCTCGTCGCCGACTGGCTCGCCCTGCTGCGCGCCGACCCGCGCCTGCCCCGGCAGTACATGGGCGAGGACTGGCCCGCCGACCGCTCGTTCGAGCTCTTCACACGGCGGCATCGGGAGTTCGCGTTCCCTGCGGTGCGCGACTTCGCCGGACTCGTCGACTGA
- the menE gene encoding o-succinylbenzoate--CoA ligase produces the protein MHRGIGFWLAKRRLKDPGKTAVVFGDGELTYRELADAADRVAAVLWHRGIRHGDAVAYIGENSPQFLQVMFGAAQLGAVFVPVNTRLAAPEMQHVLVDSGARAVVLDAEFLPRAMPGVEAGRIAHVIATGEGLPEHPGLARLVADAPGGHTVADVTLDDPAAIIYTSGTTGKPKGAVLSHGNLTWVALNCIVDYDVVSTDVSLMISPLFHVASLGMGALPVLLKGATLVLEKGFEPGRALSLIQERRITMLSGVPTTYQMMADHPAWATTDLSTLEKLTCGGSAVPTRILNAYEERGLSFSQGYGMTETSPGATSLSPAMTREKQGSVGLPHFFTEVRITDEHGEVVPRGTVGEIEVAGPNVFLGYHDQPEATAATFTDDGWFRSGDLGYLDADGYLYIADRLKDMIISGGENIYPAEVENLIADIEGISGVAVVGVPDERWGEVPWAVVTLREGAEVDTEFVRAHLDGLLARYKLPKNVVVVEDLPRTASGKVRKADLRARFRESG, from the coding sequence ATGCACAGGGGAATCGGGTTCTGGCTCGCCAAACGGCGCCTGAAGGACCCCGGCAAGACGGCCGTCGTCTTCGGCGACGGCGAGCTCACGTACCGCGAGCTGGCGGACGCCGCCGACCGGGTGGCCGCCGTGCTGTGGCACCGCGGCATCCGCCACGGCGACGCCGTCGCCTACATCGGCGAGAACAGCCCGCAGTTCCTGCAGGTGATGTTCGGGGCCGCACAGCTGGGAGCGGTGTTCGTGCCGGTGAACACCCGGCTCGCGGCGCCCGAGATGCAGCACGTGCTCGTCGACTCCGGCGCGCGCGCCGTGGTGCTCGATGCCGAGTTCCTCCCGCGCGCGATGCCGGGCGTGGAGGCCGGCCGCATCGCCCACGTCATCGCAACGGGCGAGGGCCTTCCCGAGCATCCCGGGCTGGCGCGGCTCGTCGCGGACGCACCCGGTGGGCACACCGTCGCCGATGTCACGCTCGACGACCCGGCCGCCATCATCTACACGTCCGGAACGACCGGCAAGCCGAAGGGGGCGGTGCTCAGCCACGGCAACCTCACATGGGTCGCCCTCAACTGCATCGTCGACTACGACGTGGTCTCGACCGACGTGTCGCTGATGATCTCGCCGCTCTTCCACGTCGCCTCACTCGGCATGGGCGCGCTGCCGGTGCTCCTCAAGGGAGCGACCCTCGTGCTCGAGAAGGGCTTCGAGCCGGGCCGCGCGCTCTCGCTCATCCAGGAGCGCAGGATCACGATGCTGAGCGGCGTTCCCACGACGTACCAGATGATGGCAGACCATCCCGCCTGGGCGACGACCGATCTCTCGACCCTGGAGAAGCTCACATGCGGCGGATCGGCCGTGCCGACGCGGATCCTCAACGCCTACGAGGAGCGCGGACTGTCGTTCTCACAGGGCTACGGAATGACCGAGACCTCCCCCGGTGCGACGTCGCTCTCACCCGCGATGACCCGCGAGAAGCAGGGCAGCGTCGGGCTGCCGCACTTCTTCACCGAGGTGCGGATCACCGACGAGCACGGCGAGGTGGTGCCGCGCGGCACCGTCGGCGAGATCGAGGTGGCCGGACCCAACGTCTTCCTCGGCTACCACGATCAGCCCGAGGCCACCGCGGCGACGTTCACTGACGACGGCTGGTTCCGCTCCGGCGACCTCGGCTACCTCGACGCCGACGGCTACCTCTACATCGCCGACCGTCTCAAGGACATGATCATCTCGGGCGGCGAGAACATCTACCCGGCCGAGGTCGAGAATCTCATCGCCGACATCGAGGGCATCTCGGGCGTCGCGGTGGTCGGCGTGCCCGACGAGCGCTGGGGCGAGGTCCCCTGGGCCGTCGTCACGCTCCGTGAGGGCGCCGAGGTCGACACGGAGTTCGTTCGCGCCCACCTCGACGGCCTGCTCGCACGCTACAAGCTGCCCAAGAACGTCGTCGTCGTCGAGGACCTGCCCCGCACGGCCTCCGGGAAGGTCCGCAAGGCCGACCTCCGCGCCCGCTTCCGGGAGAGCGGATAA
- a CDS encoding amidohydrolase family protein, with protein MTRYEPAIDLDAITAIDVHVHIEVDRHGHSSLPDDLRDAAAKYFTTDAPHPDLDAVAAYYRERRMAAVVFTVDAETNFGHSPLSSAEIAEGAARNNDVLIPFGSVDPLKATAVDDARRLIEDHGVRGFKFHPTVQGFDPSDPAYAPLYETLQDAGVVALFHTGQTGIGAGLPGGRGLLLGLSNPMLLDPVAARFPELQIIMAHPSVPWQDEALSVATHKHNTWIDLSGWSPKYFPESLVRAANSYLTRRVLFGSDFPLLTPDRWMRDAETVGSFKPEAMPGILKDNAVRLLGLGG; from the coding sequence GTGACCCGCTACGAACCCGCGATCGACCTCGACGCGATCACCGCGATCGACGTGCACGTGCACATCGAGGTCGACCGCCACGGACACTCGTCGCTTCCCGACGACCTCCGCGACGCTGCGGCGAAGTACTTCACCACCGACGCACCCCACCCCGACCTCGACGCGGTCGCCGCGTACTACCGCGAGCGGCGGATGGCGGCCGTGGTCTTCACGGTCGACGCCGAGACGAACTTCGGGCACTCGCCGCTCTCGAGCGCCGAGATCGCCGAGGGCGCTGCACGAAACAACGACGTGCTCATCCCCTTCGGCTCGGTCGACCCGCTCAAGGCGACCGCTGTCGATGACGCACGCCGCCTCATCGAGGACCACGGCGTGCGCGGCTTCAAGTTCCACCCGACCGTGCAGGGGTTCGACCCCTCCGACCCGGCGTACGCACCGCTCTACGAGACCCTGCAGGACGCCGGCGTCGTCGCCCTCTTCCACACCGGGCAGACCGGCATCGGCGCGGGTCTGCCGGGCGGGCGCGGCCTGCTGCTGGGCCTGTCGAACCCCATGCTGCTCGACCCCGTCGCGGCCCGATTCCCCGAGCTGCAGATCATCATGGCCCACCCGTCGGTGCCCTGGCAGGACGAGGCGCTCTCGGTCGCCACCCACAAGCACAACACGTGGATCGACCTTTCGGGCTGGAGCCCGAAGTACTTCCCCGAATCTCTCGTGCGCGCCGCGAACTCCTACCTCACGCGCCGCGTGCTCTTCGGCTCGGACTTCCCGCTGCTCACCCCCGACCGCTGGATGCGCGATGCCGAGACCGTCGGCTCGTTCAAGCCCGAGGCGATGCCCGGCATCCTGAAGGACAACGCGGTGCGCCTGCTGGGACTGGGCGGCTGA
- a CDS encoding MFS transporter: protein MASSSRTARAEPSRTASALMLLAAVCLVAMNMRPAITGLGPLLDQIGADTGMSVSALGLLAAVPLVAWALFSPLAHDLSRRFGQPRVLLWSLLVLLVGTLVRSIPGPVASLWIGTAVIGIGIAIINVLMPAVVKREFSGHVPAVTAAYTALLAGLGAVSSGVVVPISHIELGGDPAGWRFALLVTGAALLPFAIVAWWWAHRGVARAHDRSKAPRGRTGIWRDPIAWLVAAYMGLQASMFYMFVTWLAPLSMSIGRSEVVAGIDVMVYQLFSLAGCLLLPLALRGGLERWAPALIPSLAIVGVVGLMIAPDGVLAWGSLIGLTGGATLAMSLTLMAQRARDHDTSAALSGMSQSVGYVIAALGPIAFGGLHSLTGGWAASLALVLAVLVALTLVGVFAGRDRYVLERR from the coding sequence ATGGCCTCATCGTCGCGGACCGCGCGAGCCGAGCCGTCGCGCACGGCGTCGGCCCTGATGCTGCTCGCGGCCGTGTGCCTGGTCGCGATGAACATGCGGCCGGCGATCACGGGACTCGGGCCCCTCCTCGACCAGATCGGCGCCGACACCGGCATGTCGGTCTCGGCGCTGGGTCTGCTCGCGGCGGTGCCGCTCGTCGCATGGGCGCTCTTCTCGCCGCTCGCGCACGACCTCAGCCGCCGGTTCGGGCAGCCGCGAGTGCTGCTGTGGTCGCTGCTGGTGCTGCTGGTCGGCACGCTCGTGCGCTCGATCCCGGGCCCGGTGGCGAGCCTCTGGATCGGCACGGCGGTCATCGGCATCGGGATCGCCATCATCAACGTGCTCATGCCCGCCGTGGTCAAGCGTGAGTTCTCCGGCCACGTGCCCGCCGTGACAGCGGCGTACACGGCGCTGCTCGCCGGTCTCGGCGCGGTCTCATCGGGCGTGGTCGTGCCGATCTCGCACATCGAGCTCGGCGGCGATCCGGCCGGCTGGCGCTTCGCGCTGCTCGTCACCGGCGCCGCGCTCCTGCCGTTCGCGATCGTCGCCTGGTGGTGGGCGCACCGCGGGGTCGCCCGTGCGCACGACCGGTCGAAGGCGCCGCGCGGACGCACCGGCATCTGGCGCGACCCGATCGCGTGGCTGGTCGCCGCCTACATGGGGCTGCAGGCATCGATGTTCTACATGTTCGTGACCTGGCTCGCCCCGCTGTCGATGTCGATCGGGCGCTCGGAGGTCGTCGCCGGCATCGACGTCATGGTGTACCAGCTGTTCTCGCTCGCCGGCTGCCTGCTGCTGCCGCTCGCGCTGCGAGGCGGGCTCGAACGGTGGGCGCCTGCGCTCATCCCCTCGCTCGCGATCGTCGGCGTCGTGGGCCTCATGATCGCGCCCGATGGCGTCCTGGCATGGGGGTCGCTCATCGGGCTCACCGGCGGGGCGACCCTCGCCATGTCGCTCACACTCATGGCCCAGCGCGCTCGCGACCATGACACGTCCGCGGCGTTGTCGGGAATGTCGCAGTCGGTCGGCTACGTCATCGCGGCGCTGGGACCGATCGCCTTCGGCGGTCTGCACAGCCTCACCGGCGGCTGGGCGGCGTCGCTCGCCCTGGTGCTCGCCGTCCTCGTGGCCCTGACACTGGTCGGCGTGTTCGCCGGCCGCGACCGCTACGTCCTCGAACGTCGATGA
- a CDS encoding SDR family oxidoreductase — MPHDAPLDGKVAIVTGSGRGLGLAYAQELARQGAAVVINDVDEPTAADAVATIEAEGGRAVAMVAPVGPTETARQLVRTAVDTFGRLDILVTNAGVLRDTVLWKMSDDDFDTVINVHLRGTFTCVREAATWMRENEVPGRIICIGSPTGQRGNFGQTNYAAAKAGIVGMVRTWALELKRAGITANAVIPVAATAMTATVPYFAAAVEADAAGEPMPAFFRHDLGFGTSDDVAGLIAYLASDAAAAVTGQAIGIGGDRLQLWSHPEAVATAYSDGGWSYDDLASGFAEAAGPLQSVGEKFPPLPEELQRP; from the coding sequence ATGCCTCACGACGCACCGCTCGACGGCAAGGTCGCCATCGTCACCGGCTCGGGCCGCGGCCTCGGCCTCGCCTACGCCCAGGAGCTCGCCCGCCAGGGCGCCGCCGTCGTGATCAACGACGTCGACGAGCCCACCGCCGCCGACGCCGTCGCCACGATCGAGGCCGAAGGCGGCCGCGCGGTCGCAATGGTCGCACCGGTCGGCCCCACCGAGACCGCGCGGCAGCTGGTGCGCACCGCGGTCGATACGTTCGGACGGCTCGACATCCTCGTCACCAACGCCGGCGTGCTGCGCGACACGGTGCTGTGGAAGATGAGCGACGACGACTTCGACACCGTCATCAACGTGCACCTGCGCGGCACCTTCACCTGCGTGCGCGAGGCGGCGACCTGGATGCGCGAGAACGAGGTGCCCGGCCGCATCATCTGCATCGGCTCCCCCACCGGTCAGCGCGGCAACTTCGGCCAGACGAACTACGCCGCCGCGAAGGCCGGCATCGTCGGCATGGTGCGCACCTGGGCGCTCGAGCTCAAGCGCGCCGGCATCACCGCCAACGCGGTCATCCCGGTCGCCGCGACCGCCATGACCGCCACCGTGCCCTATTTCGCCGCCGCCGTCGAGGCCGACGCCGCCGGCGAGCCGATGCCCGCGTTCTTCCGCCACGACCTCGGGTTCGGCACATCGGACGACGTCGCGGGGCTCATCGCGTATCTCGCGTCGGATGCTGCGGCCGCCGTCACCGGTCAGGCCATCGGCATCGGCGGCGACAGGCTGCAGCTGTGGTCGCACCCCGAAGCCGTCGCGACCGCCTACAGCGATGGCGGCTGGTCGTACGACGACCTCGCGTCCGGCTTCGCCGAGGCGGCGGGACCCCTGCAGTCCGTCGGCGAGAAGTTCCCGCCGCTCCCCGAAGAGCTGCAGCGCCCGTGA
- a CDS encoding MaoC family dehydratase — translation MTTTVDYADVAGLAGTDLGWTEWLEVTQERVNLFADATDDHQWIHVDPARAAEGPFGGAIAHGFLSLSLTVKFWSELFDVTGVTTRVNYGLDKVRFVSPVKVGARVRGGAVIAEVTEIAGGYQFAVDQTIEIEGGGKPAVVARGLYRFYA, via the coding sequence ATGACCACCACCGTCGACTACGCCGACGTCGCAGGCCTCGCCGGCACCGACCTCGGCTGGACCGAGTGGCTCGAGGTCACACAGGAGCGCGTGAACCTCTTCGCCGACGCCACCGACGACCACCAGTGGATCCACGTCGACCCCGCGCGGGCGGCCGAGGGGCCGTTCGGCGGTGCGATCGCGCATGGCTTCCTGTCTCTGTCGCTGACCGTGAAGTTCTGGTCGGAGCTGTTCGACGTCACGGGAGTGACCACGCGGGTCAACTACGGCCTCGACAAGGTGCGCTTCGTGTCGCCGGTAAAGGTCGGCGCCCGGGTGCGCGGCGGCGCGGTGATCGCCGAGGTCACCGAGATCGCCGGCGGCTACCAGTTCGCCGTCGACCAGACCATCGAGATCGAGGGCGGCGGCAAGCCGGCCGTGGTCGCGCGCGGCCTGTACCGGTTCTACGCCTGA
- a CDS encoding acyl-CoA dehydrogenase family protein: protein MPTLEADATFGFDPYAIAEAHLSPAARAALGRLQQTLERSIRPLLAEAWETATMPAEVLEALIPLDLMQPAGVDAAEAASSVYSGFRNYVLARTDVSVATLYNAQSGLFRTAIALGGSPEQAAELDPRVRSFELKGVFALTEPEHGSDIAGGLATTARREGDAWVIDGRKKWIGGAAASDVLVVFARDVDDHAVKAFLVPTDATGVRLEAIGGKVALRPMQNAVITLEGVRVTEAQRLRNVNGWRDVARILRAMRSDVAWIAAGLQAGALDAAVRYVRERHQFERPIGGFQLVQEKLARMLGNTVASLALVVQLSARQDQGEYADENSALAKLQTARLARETVALGREVLGGNGILLEHDVARFFTDAEAVYSYEGTHEINALIVGRALTGASAFT from the coding sequence ATGCCCACCCTCGAGGCGGATGCGACGTTCGGGTTCGACCCGTACGCGATCGCGGAGGCGCATCTGAGCCCCGCCGCGCGAGCGGCGCTCGGGCGTCTTCAGCAGACGCTGGAGCGCAGCATCCGCCCCCTCCTCGCCGAGGCGTGGGAGACAGCGACCATGCCGGCCGAGGTCCTCGAGGCGCTCATCCCGCTCGACCTCATGCAGCCGGCGGGGGTGGATGCCGCGGAGGCGGCGTCGAGCGTGTACTCCGGGTTCCGCAACTACGTGCTGGCGCGCACCGACGTGTCGGTGGCGACGCTCTACAACGCGCAGTCCGGGCTGTTCCGCACCGCGATCGCCCTCGGCGGGTCGCCCGAGCAGGCGGCAGAGCTCGACCCGCGCGTGCGCAGCTTCGAGCTGAAGGGCGTGTTCGCGCTCACCGAGCCCGAGCACGGGTCCGACATCGCCGGAGGTCTCGCCACCACCGCGCGCCGCGAGGGCGACGCGTGGGTGATCGACGGCCGCAAGAAGTGGATCGGCGGGGCTGCGGCATCCGATGTGCTCGTCGTCTTCGCCCGCGACGTGGACGACCACGCGGTCAAGGCGTTCCTCGTGCCCACCGACGCGACCGGCGTGCGACTCGAGGCGATCGGCGGCAAGGTCGCGCTTCGTCCCATGCAGAACGCGGTGATCACGCTCGAGGGCGTGCGGGTGACCGAGGCGCAGCGCCTCCGGAACGTGAACGGCTGGCGCGACGTGGCGCGGATCCTGCGGGCGATGCGGTCCGATGTGGCCTGGATCGCCGCCGGCCTGCAGGCCGGCGCGCTGGACGCCGCCGTGCGCTACGTGCGGGAGCGGCACCAGTTCGAGCGACCCATCGGCGGCTTCCAGCTCGTGCAGGAGAAGCTCGCGCGCATGCTCGGCAACACCGTCGCCTCCCTCGCGCTCGTGGTGCAGCTGTCCGCCCGGCAGGACCAGGGCGAGTACGCCGACGAGAACTCCGCCCTGGCCAAGCTGCAGACCGCACGCCTCGCGCGCGAGACCGTCGCGCTCGGCCGCGAGGTGCTCGGCGGCAACGGCATCCTGCTCGAGCACGACGTCGCCCGGTTCTTCACCGACGCCGAAGCCGTGTACTCGTACGAGGGCACGCACGAGATCAACGCCCTCATCGTCGGCCGCGCCCTGACGGGCGCGTCCGCGTTCACTTGA
- a CDS encoding IclR family transcriptional regulator has protein sequence MANSPSGDSMTDRIVRVLETFTAERSMQSAAEIGRRAGLPSSTAHRIVDELVDAGLLERDEDRRVHLGMRLWELALRGSTALRLRQAALPHMERVQARIREHTQLAVLEQDEALFLERLSHPDAGANITRIAGRLPLHASSSGLVLLAHAPSTLRERVLAGPLRALAPETVTDAARLRRLIADVRRAGVVVAPGSIEAVSTGVAVPIRDAGEVVAALSVVLPRETDPAAAIEALRDAAAGIESALRADRR, from the coding sequence ATGGCCAACTCGCCCTCCGGCGACTCGATGACCGACCGCATCGTGCGCGTGCTCGAGACCTTCACCGCGGAGCGCTCGATGCAGTCTGCCGCCGAGATCGGCCGTCGTGCGGGGCTGCCGTCGTCGACCGCGCACCGCATCGTCGACGAGCTCGTCGACGCGGGCCTGCTCGAACGCGACGAGGACCGCCGCGTGCACCTCGGCATGCGGCTGTGGGAGCTGGCCCTGCGGGGCTCGACGGCGCTGCGCCTCCGCCAGGCCGCGCTCCCCCACATGGAGCGGGTGCAGGCGCGCATCCGGGAGCACACGCAGCTCGCCGTGCTCGAGCAGGACGAGGCCCTCTTCCTGGAGCGCCTCTCCCACCCCGACGCCGGCGCCAACATCACCCGCATCGCCGGCCGCCTGCCGCTGCATGCCTCGTCGTCGGGCCTCGTCCTGCTCGCGCATGCCCCATCCACCCTGCGCGAGCGGGTGCTCGCCGGTCCGCTGCGCGCCCTCGCCCCCGAGACGGTGACGGATGCCGCGCGCCTGCGCCGCCTCATCGCCGACGTGCGCCGCGCCGGCGTGGTCGTGGCGCCCGGCTCCATCGAGGCCGTGTCGACCGGCGTGGCGGTGCCGATCCGCGACGCGGGCGAGGTCGTCGCCGCGCTGTCGGTCGTGCTCCCGCGCGAGACCGATCCGGCAGCCGCGATCGAGGCCCTGCGCGACGCCGCGGCGGGCATCGAGTCCGCACTTCGCGCCGACCGCCGCTGA
- a CDS encoding IclR family transcriptional regulator, translating into MAEGEGVLERTLRVLGCFTDDEPAVTATKLAARTGLASSTLHRLLATLVAEGLLTRGPGHTYAIGPRLWELGELSPLSLRLRETALPHMVRLYEATGENVHLAVLDGATPETSTALYVGRLTGRQSIPTLSRMGGRGPLHTTGVGKALLATRDEGWLRQYFQAPLERETVNSIATEPELRADIARTRALGYATTREEMTLGNVSVAAALPRVEGLPPVALGLVVHLGRADERRLGPLVVQTAKDLHHDLRGA; encoded by the coding sequence ATGGCGGAGGGCGAGGGTGTGCTCGAGCGCACGCTGCGCGTGCTCGGGTGCTTCACCGACGACGAGCCGGCGGTCACCGCGACGAAGCTCGCGGCCCGCACGGGACTCGCGTCATCGACACTGCACCGCCTGCTCGCGACGCTCGTCGCGGAGGGCCTGCTCACCCGCGGACCCGGCCACACGTACGCGATCGGGCCGCGGCTGTGGGAGCTCGGCGAGCTCTCGCCGCTGTCGCTGCGCCTGCGCGAGACGGCGCTGCCGCACATGGTGCGGCTGTACGAGGCGACCGGCGAGAACGTGCACCTCGCGGTGCTCGACGGTGCGACCCCCGAGACCTCGACCGCCCTCTACGTCGGTCGCCTCACCGGCCGCCAGTCCATCCCGACCTTGAGCCGCATGGGCGGTCGCGGCCCCCTGCACACGACCGGCGTGGGCAAGGCGCTGCTCGCGACGCGCGACGAGGGGTGGCTGCGGCAGTACTTCCAGGCGCCGCTCGAGCGCGAGACCGTGAACTCGATCGCGACCGAGCCCGAGCTCCGCGCCGACATCGCGCGCACCCGGGCGCTCGGCTATGCGACGACGCGTGAGGAGATGACCCTCGGCAACGTCTCGGTCGCTGCGGCACTGCCGCGCGTCGAGGGCCTGCCGCCGGTGGCGCTCGGACTCGTCGTGCACCTCGGGCGCGCCGACGAGCGGCGGCTCGGCCCGCTGGTGGTGCAGACCGCGAAGGACCTCCACCACGACCTCCGCGGTGCGTGA
- a CDS encoding 4-hydroxybenzoate 3-monooxygenase → MSTIRTRVAIIGAGPAGLLLSHLLGIAGIESVVIDQRSREEIETTIRAGILEQGTVEVLDSSGASSRVRTVGNRHDGIELRFAGHGHRIDFADLVGRGVWLYPQHEALKDLIAVRLDKGQDLRFGVTALRVEDAASDLPRVIATDADGAPLEIEAEFVVGADGSRSVAREAVTGSSTGGYFREYPFAWFGILCEAPPSADELIYSNSPDGFALISQRSATVQRMYFQCDPDADPNALSEEQLWEELQKRVPGTTLKEGRIFQRDVLRFRSFVAHELLHGRVALIGDAAHTVPPTGAKGMNLAVADVLVLERALRALLLENDDRLIEAFPEKALHRIWKAQHFSWWMTSMLHVAPDASDFDRLRQLGELRSVVESEAGRRYLAEAYTGWPLEGLA, encoded by the coding sequence ATGTCCACGATCCGCACCCGCGTCGCCATCATCGGCGCCGGCCCGGCCGGTCTGCTGCTGTCGCACCTCCTGGGGATCGCCGGCATCGAGTCGGTCGTCATCGACCAGCGCTCGCGCGAGGAGATCGAGACCACGATCCGCGCCGGAATCCTCGAGCAGGGCACCGTCGAGGTGCTCGACTCGTCCGGGGCCTCGAGCCGCGTGCGCACGGTCGGCAATCGCCATGACGGCATCGAGCTGCGGTTCGCCGGCCACGGGCACCGCATCGACTTCGCCGATCTCGTCGGCCGCGGCGTGTGGCTCTACCCGCAGCACGAGGCCCTCAAGGACCTCATCGCCGTGCGCCTCGACAAGGGCCAGGATCTCCGCTTCGGCGTGACTGCCCTGCGCGTCGAGGACGCGGCATCCGACCTCCCTCGCGTGATCGCGACCGACGCCGACGGCGCCCCGCTCGAGATCGAGGCCGAGTTCGTCGTCGGCGCCGACGGATCGCGCAGCGTCGCACGCGAGGCGGTGACCGGGTCGTCCACCGGCGGCTACTTCCGCGAGTACCCGTTCGCGTGGTTCGGCATCCTGTGCGAGGCGCCCCCGAGCGCCGACGAGCTCATCTACAGCAACTCCCCCGACGGGTTCGCGCTCATCAGCCAGCGCAGCGCGACGGTGCAGCGCATGTACTTCCAGTGCGACCCCGACGCCGACCCGAACGCCCTCAGCGAGGAGCAGCTGTGGGAGGAGCTGCAGAAGCGGGTGCCCGGCACAACCCTCAAGGAGGGCCGGATCTTCCAGCGCGACGTGCTGCGCTTCCGCAGCTTCGTCGCCCACGAGCTGCTGCACGGCCGTGTCGCGCTCATCGGCGACGCCGCGCACACCGTGCCCCCGACCGGCGCGAAGGGCATGAACCTCGCCGTCGCCGACGTGCTCGTGCTCGAGCGGGCGCTGCGCGCCCTGCTGCTCGAGAACGACGACCGGCTCATCGAGGCCTTCCCCGAGAAGGCGCTGCACCGCATCTGGAAGGCCCAGCACTTCTCGTGGTGGATGACCAGCATGCTCCACGTCGCGCCCGACGCGTCGGACTTCGATCGCCTCCGCCAGCTCGGCGAGCTGCGGTCGGTCGTCGAGTCCGAAGCCGGCCGACGATACCTCGCGGAGGCGTACACCGGCTGGCCCCTCGAGGGCCTCGCCTGA